The genomic window AGTCAAATCATAACTTTTTAACTTTATTCTTAACTTTGGTTTTGTATTCTGTGCCATCAATAAAACTTAATTTTATAAAACACAAGAAGGACAATCACAGTCCTTCTTATGAAAACATTATTCAAAAACAATTAGTCTTCTACTTTTGTAACAACTCCTGCACCAACTGTCTTACTTCACTCTCTTATTGCAAACCTCAAACCTTCTTCCATTGCTACAGGATAAATTAGCTCTACATTTATTTTTGCATTATCTCATGGCATAATCATTTCTGTACCTTGTGGAAGAGTAATTGCTCAAGTTACATCTGTTGTTCTGAAGTAGAACTGAGGCTTATAACCTGTCATAAAAGGAGTATGTCTTCCTCACTCTTCTTTCTTCAAAACATAAACTTCTGCTTCAAACTTTTTATGAGGAGTCACACTACCTGGAGCAGCCAAAACTTGTCATCTTTCTACCTCGTCCTTTTGAATACCTCTCAACAACAAACCAACATTCATTCAAGCCTCAGCTTCTTCATGCTGCTTATGAAACATTTCTATACCTGTAACTGTTGTTTTTCTTTTTTCTTCTTGAATACCTACTATTTCTACATCTGTATTCAACTTCATCACTCATCTTTCTATTCTTCATGTAACAACTGTACCCCTACCTTTAATAGAGAAAACATCCTCTACTGGCATCAAGAAAGGTTTATCATTATCTCTGTCTGGCATTGGTATCCACTCATCCAATGAGTTCAAAAGATCCCAAATAGGTTGTGAAGCTGCTTCATCATTAGGATTCTCTATAGCCTTCAAAGCAGAACCTTTGATTATTGGAGTATTATCTCCATCAAAATCATATTGACTCAAAAGATCTCTTATTTCTTCTTCTACCAACTCCAACATTTCTTCGTCATCTACCATGTCTACTTTATTCAAAAACACAGTAATTGCTGGAACATTAACCTGTTTTGCCAAAAGAATATGCTCTCTTGTTTGAGGCATAGGTCCATCTGGAGCAGAAACTACTAGTATCGCACCATCCATTTGAGCCGCTCAAACAATCATGTTCTTAACATAGTCTGCATGTCATGGACAGTCTATGTGAGCATAATGCCTATTGTCTGTCTCATACTCCAAATGAGCTGTATTAATAGTAATACCTCTATCTTTTTCTTCTGGAGCCTTATCTATATCTTCAAACTGTAATGCTTTTGCATAACCCTTTTGAGCAGCAACATGTACTATTGCTGAACTTGTTGTTGTCTTACCATGATCCACATGTCATATTGTTCACACATTAACGTGAGGTTTCTTATCTGCCATTGTAATATTTTTTATACATATAAATAAAAAGCGAATATATTATATAAAACTAAGTGTCTTTTTCAAGATCATTTAAGTTAGGACACCGACAGAAATTAACTGCCAAAAGTCCATATAAAATTAATTATGATGGTGGGCAGGGGCAGACTCGAACTGCCGACCTCACCCTTATCAGAGGTGCGCTCTAACCTGCTGAGCTACCTGCCCAAGACTTCGGGAATGCAGGACTCGAACCTGCGACCTCTGGTTCCCAAAACCAGCGCTCTAGCCATCTGAGCTAATTCCCGTAAAATCAAGAATTGCCGAGGGGCAGATTCGAACTGCCGACACAAGGCTTTTCAGGCCTCTGCTCTACCCCTGAGCTACCTCGGCTCATATACAACAACTAGTAAAACCAAGACAATATTATTATCTTTTTTTACAGAGTAAATTAATGTATAAAGATTTAAATTAAAAAATCAAGAAAAAATATGTTTAAGTTTTAAAAGCAACAAATAATTTTTCTAAGCAGACTAGAATATCAGCATCTTTAAAACAGAAAACAAACTCCACCACAAATAAAGATGACAAACATTTTATAAATAAAAGACTTGACTTTTTTGTTATCTTAAATACTATCCCTTTTGGATAGGTGTAACATAGGAGAATCTATCATGAAAAACCAAGGATTAACTTTTATCGAAATGATTGCAATCTTGGTTATAATTGGAGTATTATCTGCAATAGCGATACCCAATTTTGACTTCCAAAGAGAAGAGGACATTGCTGGTGTAGCTTCTCAAGCAGAAGAGCTTGTAATGGACATCAAAAGACTAGATGTCATAAACAACACCACAAGCTCTACATGCAAACTACACTTAGAAAACAATGAAAAACCATGGAAATATAAGTCAGACTGCAATCATAAGAACTATGGGATCCAATTTGGATCCACAATAAACACAGAATATACCTATCCTGAAAAAATTAGCATCCCTGACTCTGATTGTAAAGAAATATCAATTTCTTCTGACAATCACAACCAAAAAGTAGCTATCTATCCAACTGGACATGCAGAACTAGGAGAGTGTAACAA from Candidatus Absconditicoccus praedator includes these protein-coding regions:
- the tuf gene encoding elongation factor Tu, whose protein sequence is MADKKPHVNVGTIGHVDHGKTTTSSAIVHVAAQKGYAKALQFEDIDKAPEEKDRGITINTAHLEYETDNRHYAHIDCPGHADYVKNMIVGAAQMDGAILVVSAPDGPMPQTREHILLAKQVNVPAITVFLNKVDMVDDEEMLELVEEEIRDLLSQYDFDGDNTPIIKGSALKAIENPNDEAASQPIWDLLNSLDEWIPMPDRDNDKPFLMPVEDVFSIKGRGTVVTGRIERGVMKLNTDVEIVGIQEEKRKTTVTGIEMFHKQHEEAEAGMNVGLLLRGIQKDEVERGQVLAAPGSVTPHKKFEAEVYVLKKEEGGRHTPFMTGYKPQFYFRTTDVTGAITLPQGTEMIMPGDNAKINVELIYPVAMEEGLRFAIREGSKTVGAGVVTKVED
- a CDS encoding pilus assembly FimT family protein, producing MIAILVIIGVLSAIAIPNFDFQREEDIAGVASQAEELVMDIKRLDVINNTTSSTCKLHLENNEKPWKYKSDCNHKNYGIQFGSTINTEYTYPEKISIPDSDCKEISISSDNHNQKVAIYPTGHAELGECNNE